One stretch of Gambusia affinis linkage group LG05, SWU_Gaff_1.0, whole genome shotgun sequence DNA includes these proteins:
- the mdc1 gene encoding mediator of DNA damage checkpoint protein 1 isoform X3, producing the protein MDATQAISNSILESEEEEDNEEKIQNERRKPLAKLCILNNPHIPEKELPLFLGDNFLGRDPNLCTIQLLAPSVSKQHAAISISVYRRRGRVHEVDTEAVVWDQKSMNGTHKGRLKLTPNVRYALNEGDNLVLGDIPCRYVSSGVDSPSSLGDIATPRQSEANARLSDWDNVDTGSKKCVSSATKAKRTPVTVGCLSFEKTPVQAQGILVPESDSESESEREGRGNRKQKDVVSTSDSYKSSLSDSAFLSPPSKVIPESEDESIITPSSSRNGSSRRFGFSLEKMDIDLEKNKSPVFVENGVEEGEGAANGGMYSEERGHNVKSEACKSPTENSESLRSTLQVSRDADPEFNLDSDTDVEGGEEEEEEEEVPAGKSDQCPNTVLSHMDSDTDADDDVSDKAPRTSPSTDEATKHSPVASGIQLEGITVDSDTDVDDDDDPNVTSKATLPQGVHSADFAPTVQSEDFHLDSDTDVDEEEEVGKRGNPKTDKTLREKSDKPLSPHNLHPDSHTCDKEVTATGLDILSESDTDLEEDSLPAVPAAAADLPVSSAAAGAPEPESDADTDVDEPVAPHAADEGKPADLRMESDTDVEDEEGSPGEEEQGQIPHLLRENTAEFPVLLWQNCSTPVHVSDTVSSSLRPALMSSCSDSQEDEDYAVAETQSFIHQTRSCHKGLNPNQASILKSSAVKQEDRSKRDGSFQLGLSDSSHLQGEVRENTQAYAAVDGGVNMEDTQDYEESAENDSNLDATQPYEVEPPRSSEMSKTETCVDLTMEATQAYIPEPYDEGSDEDEGLNSARTGVASSALAIAETQPMFSSVEDNEPDCSLEPVKNETERHVTDSESVAETQPVFTSDNEERGDEELSVESMKSAEEQKHPWTSSAFCLAETQPVRLSDNEESGDDEELSAESLRPSKVETHPNTDAVLSLAETQPLHVSADETEPMDSCGDHENNSEILLPQKRKAKQLHIDEEESQQRTDSGETQPLTPGEDDDDSESMPCLRKRKAKPLQLEDETQSLVGSQDSAVESQRSVTYEEEQSSQDFISTQKRKVKPLHIEDEQTQPLINCEDEDVLPEMESKVLPLTSAEVQKKGRNGKRDGDESVTYPRKRKEKRLHLEEEETQPVSASESQRKTDETKVSPSTKGTGEQTKTKDDNSQQEVKVVNQKTRRRTARKQEEQEEDKIKRAENENRVKEQKGEKLRGEPEIHKREELMNEGTSKPHLEDDMQLIAASESHRKTDETKVSPSTKETGEQKKNKDESDRQEVKVVNQQTRERRTTRKQEQDEDKNKRQIKEQRDRKLGGDETDRHENKELMNEGASKTQLEEETHPVTVSEVCPPNTVKKTDVFDASSISGSMETQLGEEKEKAQCSSRQTRQMKTENKPLPNTRGRRGKTKSKGDNNQEEVKAANQPTRGRRSTKKQDDDERQGSDENKSQIKEEGDKEEREHVETERRNEREEKTKGKPRLKEMKSGSEVEEEKGTSVETTNTDQEHLTRLEKEKQPKESQEEKDEEENPKGSARVRRSSRRTTTAVCEASSEDVPARRTRSRSSSLSSERSVSYINSNALENKGRGRGVKRSSEASQTDTVRSSRRRTTTATAVEPDAEAQAVSASAKVSRGRSQARGRKTLSQPDVVIKENEQKATEVLQQDEKRKADPKLAGTSRGQRRATASCSEALVLNDEGLQSNQEKTSADLASPLPKRNMRNRGAKTVKTEPVEETEAPTATAADETRNKRKAKTSEENPEVDRVQKSTEPGGKEEQQEEIPVGIQGRRTSRASSTQVKKNKEPLCTQEVKDGKKAAVGAAGKKARGRTTVVQKNKNQELQETQTSGSSLEPPGNEVESEISAMTPSQKRRVSSNSSPVAKTLRSSSASPATVSRVQSRSQTYKVLFTGVVVEDGEQVLARLGGAMARGVSDMNCLVTDKVRRTVKFLCAVAKGVPVVTTQWLEESGKAGRFLSPLDFIVKDPEQEKKFSFSLQESLRTASSQPLLKGYEIHVTKSVQPELVLMKEIITCCGATFLKKMPAAHKPRAVVISCEEDLRLCGPAVSASLPVVTAEFILTGILQQRVDLQTHALSPGATNPHPAEGRGRGRKKT; encoded by the exons ATGGATGCAACTCAGGCGATCAGTAACTCGATCTTAgagtcagaggaggaggaagacaatGAAGAGAAGATCCAAAATGAAAGGAGGAAGCCATTGGCCAAACTGTGCATCTTAAATAATCCACACATCCCTGAAAAAG AGTTGCCCCTCTTCCTGGGAGATAATTTCCTGGGTCGTGACCCAAATCTTTGCACAATACAGTTGTTGGCACCATCTGTGTCCAAGCAGCATGCTGCCATCAGCATCTCTGTTTACCGGAGAAGAGGCCGTGTCCATGAAGTGGACACGGAGGCCGTAGTTTGGGACCAAAAGAGCATGAACGGGACCCATAAGGGACGCCTAAAGCTGACCCCTAACGTGCGCTATGCCCTCAATGAGGGCGACAACTTGGTTTTGGGGGACATCCCATGTCGGTATGTGAGCTCCGGGGTGGACTCCCCTTCTTCCCTTGGTGACATAGCGACGCCAAGACAATCGGAAGCAAATGCCAGATTGTCAGATTGGGATAACGTTGACACAGGAAGCAAGAAATGTGTCAGTAGTGCCACAAAAGCTAAGAGGACTCCTGTCACAGTCGGTTGCCTCTCATTTGAGAAAACTCCAGTCCAGGCACAGGGGATCTTGGTGCCAGAATCTGATTCTGAGTCAGAGAGCGAAAGAGAagggagaggaaacagaaaacagaaagatgttG TGTCTACTTCAGACTCCTACAAATCCAGTCTCAGTGATTCTGCATTCTTAAGCCCTCCGAGCAAAGTCATTCCTGAAAG TGAAGATGAAAGCATCATCACACCGTCCTCCAGCAGAAACGGGTCAAGCAGACGCTTCGGTTTCAGCTTGGAAAAGATGGATATTGACCTGGAGAAAAACAAGTCACCTGTGTTTGTGGAAAATGGTgtggaggaaggagaaggagcAGCCAACGGAGGGATGTATTCAGAAGAAAGAGGACATAATGTGAAAAGTGAAGCCTGTAAAAGTCCTACAGAAAACAGTGAATCGCTCAGGTCGACGCTACAGGTCTCCAGAGACGCCGACCCTGAATTTAACCTGGATAGTGACACAGATgtggagggaggagaggaagaagaagaggaagaggaggtgccTGCTGGGAAAAGTGATCAATGCCCAAACACAGTTCTGTCACACATGGACAGTGACACTGATGCTGATGACGATGTCTCAGATAAAGCTCCAAGAACGTCGCCTTCAACTGATGAAGCAACAAAACATTCTCCTGTTGCTTCTGGTATTCAGCTGGAGGGCATCACAGTGGACAGTGACACTGAtgtggatgatgatgatgatcctAACGTCACCTCCAAAGCCACGTTACCTCAGGGTGTGCACAGCGCTGACTTTGCCCCTACTGTTCAGTCTGAAGATTTCCACTTGGACAGCGACACAGATgtggatgaggaagaggaggttgGGAAACGGGGGAACcccaaaacagacaaaacactCAGAGAAAAATCTGATAAACCTCTGTCTCCTCACAATCTGCATCCAGACAGTCACACCTGTGATAAGGAGGTGACTGCAACTGGTTTGGATATTTTGTCCGAAAGTGATACGGACCTGGAAGAAGACTCACTCCCCGCTgtccctgctgctgcagcagaccTGCCTGTgtcatctgcagcagcaggagctccCGAACCAGAATCTGATGCAGACACAGATGTTGATGAACCTGTTGCTCCACATGCCGCAGATGAGGGCAAACCAGCTGACCTTAGAATGGAAAGTGATACAGATgtggaggatgaggagggaagtcctggagaggaagagcaggGGCAGATCCCCCACCTGCTAAGAGAAAATACTGCAGAGTTTCCGGTTCTTCTTTGGCAGAACTGTTCTACTCCTGTTCATGTTTCAG ATACTGTATCTTCCTCCTTAAGACCAGCACTCATGTCTTCTTGCTCAGACAGTCAGGAGGATGAAGATTATGCTGTGGCTGAGACACAATCTTTCATTCATCAGACAAGAAGTTGCCACAAAGGCTTGAATCCAAACCAAGCCTCCATTCTTAAGTCCTCTGCTGTAAAACAAGAGGACCGGTCCAAAAGAGATGGTTCTTTCCAGCTGGGACTGTCTGACAGCAGCCACCTGCAGGGCGAGGTCAGGGAGAACACACAAGCTTACGCCGCAGTCGATGGTGGAGTAAACATGGAGGATACTCAGGATTATGAGGAAAGTGCAGAGAATGACTCAAACCTGGATGCCACGCAGCCCTACGAAGTGGAGCCTCCCAGATCTTcagaaatgtctaaaacagaAACCTGTGTTGACTTGACTATGGAGGCAACTCAGGCTTATATCCCAGAACCTTATGATGAAGGTTCAGATGAAGATGAGGGACTAAACTCTGCCAGGACTGGTGTGGCTTCATCTGCACTTGCTATAGCTGAAACCCAGCCAATGTTCTCTTCTGTGGAAGATAATGAGCCAGATTGTTCCTTAGAACCCGTTAAGAATGAAACGGAGAGGCACGTGACCGATTCTGAATCGGTAGCGGAAACACAGCCCGTGTTTACAAGTGACAACGAGGAGCGCGGTGATGAAGAGTTGTCAGTGGAGTCCATGAAGTCTGCAGAGGAGCAGAAACATCCATGGACTTCTTCAGCCTTCTGCCTCGCTGAAACCCAACCCGTGCGTCTGAGCGACAATGAGGAGAGCGGCGATGATGAAGAGTTGTCAGCGGAGTCCCTGCGACCTTCAAAAGTGGAGACGCACCCAAACACTGATGCAGTTTTGTCGCTAGCTGAAACCCAGCCCCTGCATGTCAGCGCTGACGAAACTGAGCCGATGGACTCATGTGGAGATCATGAAAATAACTCAGAGATCCTTCttccacaaaaaagaaaagcgaAGCAGCTTCATATTGACGAAGAGGAGTCGCAGCAGCGCACAGACTCTGGTGAAACGCAGCCTTTGACTCCTGGTGAGGATGACGACGATTCTGAGTCGATGCCATGCCTGAGGAAAAGGAAAGCAAAGCCGCTGCAGCTGGAAGACGAGACACAATCACTCGTTGGTTCTCAAGACTCTGCAGTTGAATCTCAGCGTTCGGTTACATACGAGGAAGAACAAAGCAGTCAAGACTTTATCTCCACCCAAAAAAGGAAAGTGAAGCCGCTGCATATTGAAGATGAGCAGACCCAGCCTCTGATAAATTGCGAAGATGAAGACGTCCTACCAGAAATGGAGTCGAAAGTTCTTCCTCTCACCTCTGCTGAAGTTCAGAAAAAAGGGAGGAATGGAAAAAGGGACGGTGATGAATCCGTCACATATCCAcggaaaagaaaggaaaaacgaCTTCATcttgaggaagaggagacgCAGCCAGTCTCAGCTTCTGAATCTCAGAGAAAAACCGATGAGACGAAAGTTTCACCAAGTACCAAAGGAACAGGAGAACAAACAAAGACTAAGGATGACAACagtcagcaggaagtgaaggtggttaatcagaaaacaagaagaagaactgcaagaaaacaggaagaacaagAGGAGGACAAAATCAAGAGAGCTGAAAATGAGAATCGGGTGAAGGAGCAAAAAGGTGAGAAACTCAGAGGAGAACCAGAAATACACAAGAGGGAAGAGCTGATGAATGAAGGGACATCCAAGCCTCATCTTGAGGATGACATGCAGCTGATCGCAGCTTCTGAATCTCACAGAAAAACTGATGAGACGAAAGTTTCACCAAGTACCAAAGAAAcaggagaacaaaaaaagaataaggaTGAGAGCGACCGGCAGGAAGTGAAGGTGGTTAATCAACAGACAAGAGAGAGAAGAActacaagaaaacaagaacaagatGAGGACAAAAACAAGAGGCAGATAAAGGagcaaagagacagaaaactTGGGGGAGACGAAACAGATAGACATGAAAACAAAGAGCTGATGAATGAAGGGGCATCCAAAACTCAGCTTGAAGAAGAGACGCATCCAGTCACGGTTTCTGAAGTCTGTCCACcgaatactgtaaaaaaaaccgATGTGTTTGATGCATCCAGCATTTCAGGTTCAATGGAAACTCAATTaggagaagagaaagagaaggcaCAATGTTCTTCACGTCAAACTAGACAGATGAAGACTGAAAATAAACCATTACCAAACACCAGAGGACGGAGAGGAAAAACCAAATCTAAGGGTGACAACAATCAGGAAGAGGTGAAGGCAGCTAATCAACCGACCAGAGGGAGAAGAAGTACGAAGAAACAGGATGATGATGAAAGACAAGGGAGCGATGAAAATAAGAGCCAGATAAAGGAGGAAGGAGATAAAGAAGAGAGAGAACATGTGGAGACAGAGAGACGCAatgagagggaagaaaaaacaaaagggaaacCCAGATTAAAGGAGATGAAATCAGGAAgtgaagtagaagaagaaaaaggaacaaGTGTGGAAACAACAAATACGGACCAAGAACACCTTACAAgactggagaaagaaaaacagcccaAAGAATCACAAGAAGAGAAGGACGAAGAGGAGAACCCCAAAGGTTCTGCAAGAGTGCGAAGATCTTCAAGAAGAACAACCACAGCGGTGTGTGAAGCCTCAAGTGAGGATGTCCCAGCAAGGAGAACCCGATCCCGCTCCAGCTCCCTCAGCTCAGAGCGGTCGGTCTCCTACATCAACAGCAACGCCCTGGAGAACaaagggagaggaagaggagtgaaGAGGAGCAGCGAAGCTTCCCAGACAGATACTGTGAGAAGCAGCCGCCGAAGGACGACGACGGCGACTGCAGTGGAGCCGGACGCTGAAGCTCAGGCGGTCAGTGCGAGCGCTAAGGTCTCCAGAGGAAGATCACAAGCAAGAGGGCGGAAGACCTTGTCTCAGCCCGATGTTgtgattaaagaaaatgaacagaaagccACTGAGGTTCTGCAGCaagatgagaaaagaaaagcagaccCTAAGCTTGCTGgtaccagcagggggcagcggCGAGCCACTGCCAGTTGTTCTGAAGCTTTAGTTTTAAATGATGAGGGCCTTCAGTCAAATCAGGAAAAGACATCTGCTGATCTAGCATCCCCTCTGCCCAAGAGAAACATGAGGAACAGAGGTGCAAAAACTGTAAAGACCGAGCCTGTAGAGGAAACTGAGGCTCCCACAGCGACTGCTGCTGACGAAACCCGAAacaagagaaaagcaaaaacaagtgAGGAAAACCCTGAAGTGGATAGAGTCCAAAAATCAACAGAACCAGGAGGGAAAGAGGAGCAACAGGAAGAGATTCCTGTTGGGATACAAGGCAGGAGAACAAGCAGAGCCTCAAGCACTCAGGTGAAGAAGAACAAAGAGCCGCTCTGTACACAGGAAGTAAAAGATGGAAAGAAGGCGGCGGTGGGGGCTGCTGGGAAGAAAGCCAGGGGTCGAACAACCGTggtccagaaaaataaaaaccaagagCTGCAGGAAACTCAGACGTCTGGTTCTTCCTTGGAGCCACCTGGAAACGAGGTCGAATCAGAG ATCTCGGCCATGACTCCTTCCCAGAAGCGGCGGGTTTCCTCAAACTCCTCCCCCGTAGCTAAGACGCTGCGTTCCTCCTCTGCGTCTCCAGCTACAGTTAGCCGAGTACAATCCAGGAGCCAAACCTACAAG GTTCTGTTCACAGGAGTGGTGGTTGAAGATGGAGAGCAGGTGCTGGCTCGTTTAGGAGGCGCCATGGCCAGAGGCGTCTCCGACATGAACTGTCTCGTGACAGATAAAGTGCGAAGGACGGTCAAATTCCTGTGCGCCGTGGCTAAAGGTGTCCCAGTTGTCACCACTCAGTGGCTGGAAGAG AGCGGTAAAGCTGGGCGCTTCCTCTCTCCGcttgattttattgtgaaagatCCGGAGCAGGAGAAGAAGTTCAGCTTCTCCCTGCAGGAGTCTCTGAGGACTGCCAGCAGCCAGCCTCTCCTCAAG GGATATGAGATTCACGTCACGAAGTCGGTACAGCCAGAACTGGTTCTCATGAAAGAGATCATCACCTGCTGCGGCGCTACCTTCCTGAAAAAGATGCCCGCGGCTCACAAG CCTCGGGCCGTAGTGATTTCCTGTGAGGAGGACCTGCGGCTGTGTGGCCCCGCCGTGTCTGCGTCTCTTCCTGTCGTCACTGCTGAGTTTATTCTCACAGGAATCCTGCAGCAGAGAGTCGATTTGCAGACTCATGCACTTTCTCCCGGTGCCACCAACCCGCATCCTGCTGAGGGTAGAGGAAGAGGCCGAAAGAAGACTTAG